The window gttaagttttataaacCGCTGCCGAAAGAAGATTGGCCCTGGTGAGGAAAATGGTTTAACTGCAGACGAGTTAAAAAATgctgaaataatattaaaaatgaagGTAGTCTACCCAAAAGTAGCGAATTGTACGCCCTGTGCCCGTATAAGGATGAAAATGCATTACTTCGTGCTTATGGCCGTGTGGACTCAGCTAGCTGGTTACCATTGGATATAAGGCGTCCGTTTATATTACCATCGTTCCATCATGTTACCGAGTTGTTTGTGGCCTATGTACACGAAAAGATGAAACACCAAAATTTTGAATACACAATATGTGAAATTAGAAGATCATTTTGGAATCCTTAGAAAAATTTTGCGTAAGCGTGTTtctaattgttttatttgcagATTTCGTCGTACATTGCCGATGCCACCACTTATGGGTTCTTTGCCAAAGGACAGGTTGACTCCATATATTCGTCCCTTTTCCTACACTGGTTTGGATTACTTTGGCACTCTGACTATTACAATTGGTCGTCACCATGAAAAACGCTGGGCTTTATTTACTTGCCTAACCATAAGAGCCATCCATTTAGAAGTCGTGACCCATGTTAGAGGGTCAGATCGTTGTTTACttgggaaaaaattttaaaattacatttcaagGTTATCTCCAATGTCACTAGATATAATCCTCATTGACAAAAATTGGACTATTGACCAATTAGGTGCATATTTTGACATAAAGAAATTTACTAGTACTACAAGACACATATCagcaaaaataaccaaaaacaaCTGCTTAAAATTGTCACTTCAAATTAAATAGCATTTCGAAGCATAGACAACTGTCCTTTCATAACaataagttgaaattttttaaaattaattaacatttttcaatattgtttcAACTTATTTCAAAGAGTGCGCTATAATTATGAAACAGTTTTTTATGgtcagttttgtataaaaagcccTATTACCGTTATTTTGCCGCCCTACGCCgattttttatacttattacATAAACTGAACTTCGTTCTTGAATTTGCCAtcattcatttttttctaacttaattaattgtaataatataaaaagaataaaaacctAATTCAAGGTGCGCTATATTTTTGAGcagtactttattttttatttctaggaCTATGCGTGATGTGACATTTGTGTAGTCTTTTCCTTTCTGGGTTGGTCCAAAATTTACTCTACCCCTATATAAGTTCAcccttagaaaaaaatattaacaccaattattggaataaaaatacttatatagCAAACATAAACAAGGAGTCAAAACcgttttgtcaaattttatcaggatcggtccaaaatttaAACTATCCCAGATATATGGTCCACCTGTGGAAATGActaacgctcataactggcttaaaaatatcgATAAAATTCGAGATAAACAAATCGTCaaatagcagttatatatcattttatcgttttatgttatatatcatttttgtaaatcatgaaaatcaatCTTTTCCATGTGcataaacacatattgaaaatgtaaataatgaaaaccaATTTTTGCATCTGTTCCACGCATGGACACGCACAATGTCAGATTTTGCAAATTTAGGGGgactaaacttattttttttgtgtgtttttttgattATGTTTAAATGCAGTACGACAGACAACTggccaaataataaataaatgcttaAGAAAGTGAAGGAATGTAAACCAAAACAAGGTAACGGTATTCTGAATGTCgtgtatattacaaaaaataaaaatcttatttttatctGCCGAGTATTAAGTAACTTTGAAtcattataactattttttatggatatttttccatttttttgctttttaaaggtattaatctatttaataatagtaataaagctttttgaaaaataagtgAGGACACATTTTTCTGTGCCGTTTAAAGTAAGTCATTTTATTGTAAGTaagttttgaaattaacaaatatttaatggaatCAAAAATATAGAATACCATTTGATTCCAAGGTTCTGTTGGCACTATATGATAAATTGATATATAACCTATTgggattacaaaatattttttgcatctTTTTGCATACCCCatacacattttttcaaaagttcatCATGAACTCGCAAATGTCGAATCAACAAATTTTCGGTGTTTGGCAAATTTTCGGGttatgtcaaaataaattaatttatttttaatcccaaaaaaattatatttgtgttttcaaagcaaaaaaaaataaatttaaaattatgaattaaaatgttcataaaaagttttcaaataagaaaattcaaatgaagAAGCTTTAAAACATTGTCCTGCTGCAGATACAAGATAAATGTAACGACGGTTGTGTgggtaatattgtgaaatacacaAGAACTATTTCTTtccaatgtttattatttttaaattttaaaatttcattttgacaaaacccaactctagacaacaaaaaattattgtgtttgttgccgaAACGCTCCcaccttactttttacatcatgcatatttgtaaacaaaaataactcaccacaccaaaaaaaattaatattgttaaaacagctgttagggtttttttcttttttgtcgggttgttttctttaagtGCATACGggtataatatatttaatgtcgacttttcgacacTTCCATTGGCAATAGTAGATTTCTAcacgcacataaagaaaacaacccgacgaaaaagacaacaaaccgtaacagctgttttatcaaaataaaaaaaattttggtgtggtgagttatttttgttaacaaatatgtgtttctgcacgtggaaaagacgcaaaaactcgttttcattatttacatttgtttatgcacgtggaaaaaattaaaaaaaaattgattttcatgatttacattaaaaaaaatatttttaaccaattaaaatatgtatataaatgtggaaaggaacaaatctgataaaatataaatatatttggaattatatcgttacagaatgccttttaataaaaaacattcaaaaaatgttactatggtcatatatagaaaattatatatatatagaactttaagttgggagtgtagaaatcggatggcatacatttatttccggatttcatcgttctagggtgtgtactacaacagcaaacctttttttacaaaaaattttactatagccgtatatataaaatgatatataagtgttatcggacgatcttgtgcacgataaaaacatatagagaactttaagttggaagtgtagaaatcggatggcatatattttttccggatttcatcgttccagggtgtgtactacaacaacaaactttatttttacaaaaaatgttagtatagccgtatatataaaatgatatataaatgctatcggacgatcttgtgcacgataaaaacctatatagaactttaagttggaagtgtagaaatcggatggcatacattttatccggatttcatcgttctaggatatgtactacaacaacaaactttttcatACTTACATTCGCGCCCGGTTGTAGAAATGCCCTTAGGGAAGTTATGGTACTGTTTACCATTAGACCATTAGCCGGGGCACTGCATGTGGTAATTGGTAGCGAACGAACTAGCTAAATTAGGTTCGATATGTAGATGACAGGGGATGGATTGTAAAACCATCCATTTGTAACTATTATATGTTGGCAACCAAAAGAATCCGTGACATCATAAACCAGTCCTGAACTAGTACATTGAATTGGCCTTACGGTCAATACTTGATATGATACTTATTGGACTGGATAGACACTGTCTAAGGATTCAGATAAGGATGCTAGTAGGGGATTGCTCAATTAGGGCCTTTGTCAGCAAATGGGACAGTAATTATCAAGGGAATtagtcattttttttttgactagGTTTTATAAGGAGACTAATTTTCTCTTACTTTATTTTAGAGAATTGACTGGTAAATCTTCTGGGTGGAAACCCCTTGAGAATCGGCCTGTTTCCATTCATCTCTGTAGAAATCTTGTTTTTATtctagttttttgtttctttatcttAAGATCTTCACTCTCCATGAAGGGAATCACAATGGACCTTACGGTTTCCCAGCGGGGATGCATAACTAGGGTCGCCAGcgtggctggattgtccagcttgtccagtttcaagctaaaatttaatttgtccagctaaataaaatatttttagtacactgcaataattataccctacaccactttggtggggagggtatattggatttgtgctgatgtttgtaacatacaaaaatattcattctagatccaccttaaagtataccaatcggcttagaatcgttttctgagtcgattaagctatgtccgtccgtctggatagctgtccatgtaaaccttgtgcgcaaggttgtggttcattatttcacctagccccatagaacagaaccccccgaaaagggcttctgagctcataattatgttaaatatacagatatatcgataaaatacggcaacattaagttttatagaagtcttgatgaccctgccaaatttcataaagatcgggccccatttgaccctcgctcccatacaaagtcctcttcagaaaattacttgaatgtcccaaattaacttataaacacaaatatcgcgatgaaattcagcacaataaaatattatgtaaatataaatatattcacaaaattttatcgggcttggtccatatttgctcctagcccctatataaagcctctttcagaaaattagtttttcatccataaattgcttaaatgtatcggaacaagggaatattgaagataaatgctttattatgaaaaataaatcacatttaatattcataactggtgtagggtatcatatggtcgaccacgcccgactatactttcttacttgtttttatgttatctttgtcaaatcatgttagccaactctttgttatacaactatgttatgatttccctcttcTATCATCATGTCTCAACACTTGAACAGCATAATGTCGTAATATATATTAGGAATGTTCGcatactcgataatttgtaacaatttgcaacaattgttattggattccGTTCGCGTGCGTTGAaaaacttgcaacgagagagtaagagagcggtaaaaattacagtttgttgatagagaattttttgattttactgaatattttttccccagaaaaaatatccaacttatatttacaacatatgtttgatttatgaatatgtaaacaaaccaaagaaaccaaaaatttggtaaattttaaattttttgaaagaaatatataaattaacacacgagtattaaaaaattatatcatcataaattagtttttaaaagagtttaagtaagtaagtaagtaaatatttattgagacttttttctttttcgataACATGTGTTTACTTAACTAAATGGTAACATGTACGAATGTAACATAGAACTATTGTTGTCTTATTCTATTATACggtgttttatgaaaatacgTTACTTgctaatttccttttttaagggAATATGTtagtaatataaaattataagagAACAAGGTTTGCTCGCGACCTTTTACTTTTGCAGACAGCGCAAGAGAGTctgtcaaataaataaataaataaaacaaaataaaatacataacacTTAAAACGAGATAACAAACAAAATCcgttaaaagagtttatttgtcatgaaatatcataacaaatattgtcaatctagcgcttttaaaacaatttagtttgtctttctcttagcgattttgtgtaaatttttattttaataatatgtttgtatcatgaagttttaaaacaataatatatttttaatgatactacatgtgttgttaactttaaatatccatttatttataggaaaaatcaaagttagaattatttgttttagtgttttattagcgattgagatttcagcaaaagggcattaccaatctttgtttataaacaaaaaattggatttcgcgtatttttttggatattttttttaatgagagtaaattaaaaattactctttATCATAAAGTTACCGTATAACACGAAAAGACCTATTATTGAGAGCGATAGTCAATTTATTTACGTACAGCTtacgtacttatgatttttaaaatttaaaacttctttttttgtaaatcgcCAAATTAGACACACACaaacttaatgtttttaataaaactcacCACACAACAAACAAAAGCAGCTGTTACGTTTTGCTGTTTTTTAATAGGTTGTTTTCTTAACGGGTATGATTTCTACTTCTATCTACTAAAGTCGACTATTCGATTATATAAAAGTGGATTTACAGAACCCTAGTATAAAGTACCCTATAGGGTACTTTATACTAGGGTTCTGTAATATATATATTccctaaagaaattttaaacatttttactcaGAATAGAAAAGATTTCCCGATATATTTAATTGTTGAACTTAGTACCATTAAACTGAGATTTTTGATGTAAAACAACGTTGTTCTGTTGACTTTTTGTTAAGAGTTGTGATATATTCGTCAAGTATAGacagaaagtttttaaaaaagttactttgtaaaatacgattttttcaataaatggttaaaaactaaaaatgaggtcctttttatttaaaattgcccACCGACAAATAagtcaaagtttttttaagaaaaaaaagtatgttCATAAAATAAGCAATATTAATattagaaaactaaatttttttaaagtgattttgGAAAGTGTAATACTGTGTCGATAGGAAATATTTCACCAGAACGACATGTTccaaattatataaatgtacCAGATTATTATCACAAGGCTATGGGACCTGGCAGTACGTTAGGACTACCTGAAATAAAAACTgaattgcaaattaaaaaaatgagagAAAGTTGTCGATTAGCAGCCGATATTCTTCAATCATGCCAGGAAATTATAAAAGTATGTTCACACGTAACTTAATATGCGTAATAAATATTAGATTTTCTAAGCGATTGTAACAGGTTGGTGTTACTACAGACGAGATCGACAGGTTTGTTcacgaaaaaattattttagcaaAGGCTTACCCTTCACCACTTCGTTATGCCGGATTCCCTAAATCCATATGTACATCCGTTAATAATGTTGCATGTCACGGCATACCTGATGATAGACCATTGCAAGATGGTGATATAATAAATGTTGACATAACTGTCTTTTATAATGGCTTCCATGGTGACTgctcaaaaacttttttggttGGAGATGTTGATGAGCGAGGTCTATACTTAGTGCAAAAAACTGAAGAGTGCCTTCTCGACTGTATTAGTTTGTGCAAGCCTAATGAAGAGTTCAACAAGATTGGAAATTACGTGcaccatttttgtaaaaaatttggaCTTAACACAATTCCTGCATTTATTGGTCATGGTATTGGAAGCTATTTTCACGGACCGCCGGAAATACTACACTTTAGTAAGATGACATTaacacttgttttattttttatactatttttatttttagagaatAAAATGCCAGGAAAGATGACCGCTGGTATGACATTCACTATAGAACCTATATTAACATTGGGTGGACCCGAAATTGAAATACAAGAAGATGGCTGGACAGCAATAAGTGTCGATGGAGCAAGAAGTGCACAATTTGAGCACACTATACTTATCACAGAAACTAGTCATGAAATTTTAACCTTATcggattaattttttaaaagttatatcaAAATTGAGTTTATTCTTTAATAGTTATGTATAAAATTGTTGATTTTACTAACTGCAAATAGCCTGAGCTGTGGACTTTTGCATTGGTTTTTGTATgggcaaaaataatttaaattctgGTGGTAATTCATCTTCAGAGTAAAGACGATCAGAGAAATAAACTCGTCGGATTCGACAGTTCGCATGTATTTGTACACGCAAAGTTTCAACATAATTTGTACCGTAGGCTCTCCTTGTAAAATTAGATTGAATTTGGTTCCATTCCTCGTCTAATCGCATTAGCATAGTGCAAATGAATGGCTTGACACGTGTTGTTGATTGATGGTGACTgctcaaaaacttttttggttGGAGATGTTGATGAGCGAGGTCTATACTTAGTGCAAAAAACTGAAGAGAGCCTTCTCAACTGTATTAGTTTGTGCAAGCCTAATGTAGAGTTCAACAAGATTGGAAATTACGTGcagcatttttgtaaaaaatttggaCTTAACATAATTTCTGCATTTACTGGTCATGGTATTGGAAGCTATTTTCACGGACCGCCGGAAATACTACACTTTAGTAAGATGACCTTaacacttgttttattattatactatttttttaGAGAATAAAATGCCAGGAAAGATGACCGCTGGTATGACATTCACTATAGAACCTATATTAACATTGGGTGGACCCGAAATTGAAATACAAGAAGATGGCTGGACAGCAATAAGTGTCGATGGAGCAAGAAGTGCATAATTTGAGCACACTATACTTATCACAGAAACTAGTCATGAAATTTTAACCTTAtcgtattaaatttttaagttatagtaaaatttattttattctttaatagTTATGTATAAAATTGTTGATTTTACTAACTGCAAATAGCCTGAGCTGTGGACTTTTGCATTGGTTTTTGTATgggcaaaaataatttaaattctgGTGGTAATTCATCTTCAGAGTAAAGACGATCAGAGAAATAAACTCTTCGGATTCGACAATTCGCATGTATTTGTACTCGCAAGGTTTCAACATAATTTGTACCGTAGGCTCTCCTTGTAAAATCAGATAGATTGAATTGAATTTGGTTCCATCCCTCGTCTAATCGCATTGGCATAGTGCAAATGAATGGCTTGACACGTGTTGTTGATTGATAGTTGCTTGCCCTGAAACGTCTTCTTACGTTTTTATCATCTAAAAcctataaaatatacatttagatacatatgtacataaacaatcatatttccTTACTTGAACTTCAAATGTGAAgtatttcttcatattttttataatcattACCAAGAAGGGCAATTTAATACCCAAAGTTTTCTTTGGATCAGCAGGACATGTTATAAATGTAGTACTCACATTAGTTCCAACTATTTCGAGAACTAAGCTTTGTATATCGTTGTCCGTAATACGTTTAATGTGGCCATTTCTTACTTTCTTGTCCCATATTTGGAGAGGTTTACTTCCAATGCTATATAAAATGGATAAGAATCCAGATTggaaagtgtttttaaacatattacaaacttaaaagaatttaaaaaaatttataatttcgaaatattttgtttacttcacaataataaatgaaatgtttctttgtttatgtcaataattacaataataataggCGTTGCCATATTTACGCAAGAGTTCAATGCGCCATGTCTAGACTAGATAAATTTACATTATGGTAAAggtaaaaatgtttatcatgATTAAAATCTGTCTGTTCAAAAGTCATTTAAGCCCCCTTTACACAAcaagcacacaagtaatatctgtcaaaattttgagtACAAGAGTATGGATAGGATCATCTAAACGCACTATGTAATGAAACAGTCAaacattgaga of the Lucilia cuprina isolate Lc7/37 chromosome 2, ASM2204524v1, whole genome shotgun sequence genome contains:
- the LOC124420810 gene encoding LOW QUALITY PROTEIN: methionine aminopeptidase 1B, chloroplastic-like (The sequence of the model RefSeq protein was modified relative to this genomic sequence to represent the inferred CDS: substituted 1 base at 1 genomic stop codon) translates to HVLLIDGDCSKTFLVGDVDERGLYLVQKTEESLLNCISLCKPNVEFNKIGNYVQHFCKKFGLNIISAFTGHGIGSYFHGPPEILHFKNKMPGKMTAGMTFTIEPILTLGGPEIEIQEDGWTAISVDGARSAXFEHTILITETSHEILTLSY
- the LOC111678992 gene encoding methionine aminopeptidase 1D, mitochondrial; this encodes MRSFLFKIAHRQISQSFFKKKNDFGKCNTVSIGNISPERHVPNYINVPDYYHKAMGPGSTLGLPEIKTELQIKKMRESCRLAADILQSCQEIIKVGVTTDEIDRFVHEKIILAKAYPSPLRYAGFPKSICTSVNNVACHGIPDDRPLQDGDIINVDITVFYNGFHGDCSKTFLVGDVDERGLYLVQKTEECLLDCISLCKPNEEFNKIGNYVHHFCKKFGLNTIPAFIGHGIGSYFHGPPEILHFKNKMPGKMTAGMTFTIEPILTLGGPEIEIQEDGWTAISVDGARSAQFEHTILITETSHEILTLSD
- the LOC111678995 gene encoding cilia- and flagella-associated protein 20; protein product: MFKNTFQSGFLSILYSIGSKPLQIWDKKVRNGHIKRITDNDIQSLVLEIVGTNVSTTFITCPADPKKTLGIKLPFLVMIIKNMKKYFTFEVQVLDDKNVRRRFRASNYQSTTRVKPFICTMPMRLDEGWNQIQFNLSDFTRRAYGTNYVETLRVQIHANCRIRRVYFSDRLYSEDELPPEFKLFLPIQKPMQKSTAQAICS